A portion of the Bactrocera neohumeralis isolate Rockhampton chromosome 2, APGP_CSIRO_Bneo_wtdbg2-racon-allhic-juicebox.fasta_v2, whole genome shotgun sequence genome contains these proteins:
- the LOC126751582 gene encoding thioredoxin domain-containing protein 9: MANMLENQLLTAAQMIERQLDQQLDQLDNLDSDDLKSIREQRLKEMKDLNRKKQEWLKNGHGTYTELADEKEFFEVSKKSPNIVCHFYRDSTERCRIVDMHLKILASKHVEAKFCKVNAEKSPFLTQRLRIKVIPTIALVKDSKTKDFIVGFTDLGNCDDFSTEMLEWRIAQSGAIDYKGDLMTPPDVKKKAYINRVNKTIRSGYDSDDSDIDFDD, encoded by the exons ATGGCTAACATGTTGGAAAATCAATTACTGACGGCTGCGCAAATGATTGAAAGGCAGTTGGATCAACAATTGGATCAGCTGGACAATTTGGACTCCGATGACTTAAAATCGATACGAGAACAACGCCTCAAAGAAATGAAAGATCTTAACCGTAAAAAGCAGGAGTGGCTTAAAAAT GGTCATGGGACATATACTGAGTTGGCCGATGAAAAAGAATTCTTTGAAGTTTCAAAAAAGTCGCCAAATATTGTGTGTCATTTCTATCGAGACTCCACAGAACGCTGCCGCATTGTTGATATGCACTTGAAAATACTTGCAAGTAAACATGTTGAGGCGAAATTCTGTAAAGTGAATGCTGAGAAGTCACCGTTCCTGACACAAAGACTTCGCATAAAAGTGATCCCAACCATTGCATTAGTTAAGGACAGCAAAACGAAGGACTTTATAGTTGGTTTTACCGACCTGGGTAACTGCGATGATTTCTCGACGGAAATGTTGGAATGGCGAATAGCACAATCCGGTGCCATTGATTACAAG GGTGACCTTATGACCCCACCGGACGTGAAAAAGAAGGCGTATATCAACCGTGTGAACAAGACTATTCGCAGCGGATATGATTCAGATGATTCTGACATAGACTTCGATGATTAA